A section of the Ignavibacteriales bacterium genome encodes:
- the rfaD gene encoding ADP-glyceromanno-heptose 6-epimerase, producing the protein MIIVTGGAGFIGSAIVWKLNQMGRDDIIIVDRFGEDDKWQNLVGLKFTDVFDSEAFLEYLTHDFLEKAEIDTIFHMGAISTTTEKNFDNLLRNNYELTKLLCNQSLQNGVRFIYASSAATYGAGENGYKDDESEIYKLRPLNGYGYSKQMFDQWAHHHRILDKIVGLKYFNVFGPNEYHKGDMRSVIHKSYEQIKSTGVARLFKSTVEGLDDGEQKRDFIYIKDAVDMTVNFMDNRIVNGLYNIGTGNATSFNAFVNAIFKSLDMEPNIEYYDMPDELVDKYQNFTQADMTKLKDTGYNLKTTPIDEAVGDYVKNYLDTDNQYLH; encoded by the coding sequence ATGATAATAGTAACAGGCGGAGCAGGATTTATCGGAAGCGCGATCGTATGGAAACTGAACCAAATGGGCAGGGACGACATTATTATTGTGGACAGGTTCGGTGAAGACGACAAATGGCAGAATCTTGTCGGGCTAAAGTTCACGGATGTATTCGACAGCGAGGCATTCCTTGAATACCTTACGCATGACTTCCTCGAGAAAGCAGAGATCGATACTATATTTCACATGGGCGCTATCAGCACTACGACAGAGAAAAACTTCGACAACCTGCTCAGAAATAATTATGAACTGACAAAGCTACTTTGCAACCAGTCATTACAAAACGGCGTCAGATTTATCTACGCGTCGTCGGCGGCAACATACGGAGCAGGAGAGAACGGTTATAAAGATGACGAGAGCGAAATCTACAAACTTCGACCGCTGAACGGTTACGGTTATTCAAAACAGATGTTCGATCAATGGGCGCATCATCACAGGATACTAGATAAGATAGTGGGATTGAAATATTTTAACGTGTTCGGTCCGAACGAATATCATAAAGGTGACATGAGAAGTGTTATTCATAAGTCATATGAGCAGATCAAATCCACAGGAGTCGCGAGATTATTCAAATCGACGGTGGAAGGTCTGGATGACGGCGAACAAAAGAGGGATTTTATTTACATCAAGGATGCTGTGGATATGACAGTGAATTTTATGGACAACAGGATTGTTAACGGATTATATAATATCGGCACGGGCAACGCGACATCATTTAATGCGTTTGTAAATGCCATATTCAAATCTCTGGATATGGAGCCAAATATAGAGTATTATGACATGCCGGACGAATTAGTAGATAAATATCAGAACTTTACACAGGCAGATATGACAAAACTCAAGGATACAGGTTATAATCTTAAGACCACTCCAATAGATGAGGCAGTAGGAGATTACGTCAAGAACTACCTGGACACGGATAATCAGTATTTACATTGA
- a CDS encoding universal stress protein, with protein sequence MIKRILFPTDFSEASRNAGKYAAEIARRTGAELYILNVYSVTIYDPNMPAELLMSATEQAEKNSVEELEKVKEIFGGINACMVSRQGLVVDEIINYVGENAIDMVVMGTTGASGILEKIFGSNTSSVIAKTPRPVLAIPADAVYKGISTIVYATDLQESETNEIVSVTEIAAIFDAEVTLLHVCDKSEEVLMEEKNSLYEDLRKNINYEKLNFELVENEDVVKGIDEYVTNNPVDIIAMATHHRSLLGRLFGKSLTKDMVYHCRIPLLALERD encoded by the coding sequence ATGATAAAACGTATCTTATTCCCCACGGACTTCTCCGAAGCCTCGCGAAATGCTGGCAAATACGCCGCCGAGATCGCCCGCCGCACCGGCGCCGAACTCTACATCCTCAACGTTTACAGCGTTACCATCTACGACCCTAACATGCCGGCAGAGCTCCTAATGAGTGCGACGGAGCAGGCGGAGAAAAATTCGGTGGAAGAGCTGGAGAAAGTGAAGGAAATCTTTGGGGGGATCAACGCGTGCATGGTGTCGCGGCAAGGATTGGTGGTGGATGAGATAATCAACTATGTGGGAGAGAACGCGATAGACATGGTGGTGATGGGGACCACGGGTGCAAGCGGGATATTGGAGAAGATATTTGGCAGCAATACGTCCAGCGTGATCGCAAAGACCCCGCGGCCGGTTCTCGCTATTCCTGCGGACGCAGTGTACAAGGGCATTAGCACGATAGTGTACGCGACCGACCTACAGGAGTCGGAGACGAACGAGATAGTGAGCGTGACAGAGATCGCGGCGATATTCGACGCGGAGGTGACACTGCTGCACGTGTGCGACAAGTCAGAGGAAGTATTAATGGAAGAGAAAAACAGCCTGTACGAGGATCTGCGCAAGAATATAAACTATGAGAAGCTGAACTTCGAGCTGGTAGAAAACGAGGATGTAGTAAAGGGAATCGACGAGTATGTAACGAATAATCCGGTAGATATTATAGCAATGGCGACACATCACAGGAGCCTGCTAGGCAGGTTATTCGGGAAGAGCCTCACAAAAGACATGGTATATCACTGCAGAATACCGCTTCTCGCGCTGGAAAGAGATTAA
- a CDS encoding NUDIX domain-containing protein has protein sequence MTKIITKRVEVHVFKKTKRGHKFLVLKRSPAGKYPNLWQMVSGTIDPGEKAYETAIREVKEETQLDIEELFILPRVTEFYDFFEEDSINLVPVFIARVKDDEVKISDEHSEFKWVYFHKAYRMLHWIQWKENVVFTERILKSEHLYNSLQKIEIK, from the coding sequence ATGACAAAGATAATAACTAAGAGAGTCGAAGTTCACGTATTTAAAAAGACGAAGCGAGGACATAAGTTCCTAGTACTAAAAAGATCTCCGGCAGGTAAATACCCAAACCTATGGCAGATGGTAAGCGGGACAATAGACCCGGGTGAAAAAGCATACGAAACAGCGATACGTGAAGTAAAAGAAGAGACACAGCTCGACATAGAGGAGCTTTTTATACTGCCGAGAGTAACAGAGTTTTACGATTTTTTCGAAGAGGATTCTATAAACCTTGTACCGGTATTTATAGCGAGGGTGAAGGACGATGAGGTAAAAATATCAGATGAACATTCGGAATTTAAGTGGGTATATTTTCACAAAGCATATAGAATGCTACACTGGATACAATGGAAGGAGAACGTTGTATTCACAGAGAGGATATTAAAAAGCGAACATCTTTATAATTCCTTACAAAAAATAGAAATCAAATAA
- a CDS encoding agmatine deiminase family protein: MAQDLPNYMTPQELEFLKTYKRTPVPQTDDNNPPPGPVRTMAEWEELQALQITWTQQTAILRQIVDYAQEECLVYIICSDSNAVKSYLTAGSVPIVNIRFLITSFNSIWCRDYGPWTVYSNVIDTMRIVDWIYNRPSRPQDDATPLFIANYMGVPIHRTLQAPNDLVNTGGNYMVDGHGTAFASKLILTENQAGNPYGVSAKTENQIDGIMNSYMGINRYIKMNTLPYDVIHHIDMHIKLLDEETLLVGQYPPGIADGPQIEANLQEVINNYQTCFGKRYKVVRIPMPPEGGQYPNNGGDYRTYTNSVFVNKTVIVPTYEAQYDTTALRIYREALPGYKVYGINCNSIIPSLGAIHCITKEIGVSEPVFISHSALRDTNNTTNPYPVKAYIKTKSGVNNAKVYWRTDTTQAYQQINMSVAGDTFTASIPAQSLGTTIYYYISATSNSARTVTKPLTAPDGYIKFHVDNTTGITGNTGVLHSFELKQNYPNPFNPATEISFTLPENNFVTLKVYDMSGRLVKTLVNDFRTAGNYKVSFDGGGISSGIYFYKLESGQFTDVKKMILVK; encoded by the coding sequence ATGGCACAAGACCTACCGAACTACATGACTCCGCAGGAATTGGAATTTCTCAAAACATACAAGAGAACTCCCGTCCCACAAACCGATGATAACAATCCCCCTCCGGGTCCTGTAAGGACAATGGCTGAGTGGGAAGAGCTTCAAGCATTACAAATAACGTGGACACAACAAACAGCAATCCTCAGGCAGATCGTAGATTATGCACAAGAAGAATGTCTTGTTTATATTATCTGTTCGGACTCTAACGCCGTAAAAAGTTATTTGACAGCGGGCAGTGTTCCAATAGTTAATATCCGATTTTTAATCACTAGTTTTAATTCCATCTGGTGCAGGGATTACGGTCCATGGACAGTGTATTCGAATGTAATAGACACTATGAGAATAGTCGATTGGATATATAACCGACCGAGCAGACCTCAGGACGACGCAACTCCCCTGTTTATTGCAAACTATATGGGAGTTCCCATTCACAGAACATTACAAGCACCTAATGACCTGGTCAACACCGGCGGTAACTACATGGTGGACGGACACGGGACGGCGTTTGCATCTAAGCTGATCCTTACAGAGAACCAGGCAGGCAACCCGTATGGCGTTTCAGCAAAGACAGAGAACCAAATAGACGGTATAATGAACAGCTATATGGGTATCAACAGGTACATCAAGATGAACACGCTCCCCTACGACGTGATCCACCACATCGACATGCACATAAAGCTATTGGATGAGGAGACGCTTCTCGTGGGACAGTATCCTCCGGGAATAGCCGACGGTCCACAGATAGAGGCAAATCTGCAGGAAGTAATCAATAATTATCAGACTTGTTTTGGTAAGAGATATAAAGTGGTAAGAATACCAATGCCTCCGGAAGGCGGACAATATCCGAATAACGGGGGGGATTACAGGACATATACGAACTCTGTGTTTGTGAATAAGACTGTGATAGTGCCGACATATGAAGCGCAGTATGATACTACAGCACTCAGGATATACCGAGAGGCGCTACCCGGGTATAAGGTATACGGAATAAATTGTAATTCGATAATACCATCACTTGGTGCGATACACTGTATCACGAAGGAGATAGGAGTTAGCGAACCGGTGTTTATTTCGCACTCTGCGCTGAGGGACACAAACAACACGACGAATCCTTACCCGGTAAAAGCGTATATCAAAACGAAATCGGGTGTGAACAACGCGAAAGTATACTGGCGTACGGATACAACCCAGGCATACCAGCAGATCAATATGTCTGTTGCGGGCGATACATTTACGGCGAGCATCCCGGCGCAGTCGCTGGGCACGACAATTTACTATTACATCTCTGCAACATCTAACAGTGCGAGGACCGTAACGAAGCCTCTTACAGCGCCGGACGGGTACATAAAATTCCATGTGGATAACACAACGGGCATAACAGGCAATACGGGAGTGCTTCACAGCTTCGAGCTGAAACAGAACTACCCGAATCCATTTAACCCGGCGACGGAGATCAGCTTTACTCTGCCGGAGAACAACTTCGTGACACTCAAAGTATATGACATGAGCGGAAGATTGGTAAAGACGCTGGTGAATGATTTTAGAACAGCGGGAAATTATAAGGTGAGCTTCGACGGCGGAGGTATATCGAGCGGAATTTATTTCTACAAATTAGAATCAGGACAATTTACGGATGTAAAAAAGATGATATTAGTGAAATAG
- the polA gene encoding DNA polymerase I, translating to MSKKLVLVDGMAMVYRAYFALIGRPLINSEGKTTSAVYGFVNSLVKVLDDEKPEYVAVCFDTAEPTFRHEQFPEYKAQRMEIPTDMPWQIEKVKEVIKAFNIPMIEMHGFEADDIIGTLAKKAEEKGITTYMVTPDKDFMQLITDKILMLKPARSQSGGVVKDIEVIDEKGVQNKFGVPPWQVIEVLGLMGDSSDNIPGIKGVGEKTAIALIQEYGTIEDMYKNVDAISKPKLKEKIINDKEMAFLSKKLVTIKTDVPIKIKPEDLKREEPDAEELGRLFTELEFKTMIKRFMPGGASPKPEKGEAKPKKTAKPKEEKQLALPEIKVEIPEHHERIRTIKDIKHEYRTITKEEDLKKLVEKLSKEPMVVFDTETDDIDPMVGNLVGIAFSIEENEGYYICLHGKHKDYVSESMFAEEEKERQEQKEGIEINRAIEVVKPLLENKKIKFIGMDMKNDYLVMKNLGIEMSNIYFDTLIGAFILRPEGSHDTTSLAEKYLSYQPINIKEHLGSGKNQITFDKLDIQVCSDYAAEDADITLQLYHRLKYELEKTNLLKVCNEVDFPLIQVLADMEFEGIKVDQRILAAIDKELIKLIDEYEKKIYKLAGMKFNINSTKQLAEILFEKLKLKPIRKTKTGFSTDVKVLEELRYQHEIAEVIVDYRTLTKLKSTYIEGLSKAINQRTGRVHTSYSQAIAATGRLSSINPNLQNIPIRSEAGRSIRKAFVPRDKTYKILSADYSQIELRIMAHYANDKNMISAFKRNHDIHTETSMRVFKVPRDQVTPNMRRKAKEVNFGIIYGIGAFGLASRLDIKNSEAKDIIDRYFNEYPSVRDYMDRTKKFARENGYVESLMGRRRYLMQINNQNASARAEDERAAINMPIQGTAADMIKIAMINIAKEMKKKKMQSKMLLQVHDELVFEAKIDEMDELKKIVTDKMKNAIKLNVPLEIEMGVGDTWFEAH from the coding sequence ATGAGCAAAAAATTAGTACTGGTGGACGGAATGGCAATGGTTTACAGGGCGTATTTTGCCCTAATCGGACGTCCGTTGATAAATTCAGAAGGAAAAACTACGTCAGCAGTATACGGATTCGTTAATTCATTGGTGAAAGTGCTGGATGACGAGAAGCCGGAATACGTTGCCGTATGCTTCGATACTGCAGAACCCACCTTTAGACATGAGCAATTCCCGGAATACAAGGCACAGAGAATGGAAATACCCACGGACATGCCGTGGCAGATAGAAAAGGTTAAGGAAGTAATAAAGGCATTCAATATTCCTATGATAGAGATGCACGGCTTCGAGGCGGATGATATTATCGGCACGCTGGCTAAGAAAGCGGAAGAAAAGGGCATCACAACTTACATGGTAACACCGGATAAAGACTTCATGCAATTAATAACCGACAAGATATTAATGCTGAAGCCCGCGAGAAGTCAATCAGGAGGCGTAGTAAAAGATATCGAAGTAATAGACGAAAAGGGTGTACAGAATAAATTCGGTGTACCTCCGTGGCAGGTGATCGAGGTATTGGGACTAATGGGAGATTCATCGGATAACATCCCGGGAATAAAGGGAGTTGGTGAAAAAACCGCGATAGCACTGATTCAGGAATACGGCACAATAGAAGACATGTATAAGAACGTTGATGCAATCTCGAAGCCAAAACTAAAAGAGAAGATAATCAACGATAAGGAGATGGCTTTTCTTTCAAAGAAACTCGTTACGATAAAGACAGACGTACCAATCAAGATAAAGCCGGAGGATCTGAAAAGGGAAGAGCCGGATGCAGAGGAGTTGGGAAGGTTATTCACGGAGCTGGAATTTAAGACGATGATAAAAAGGTTCATGCCGGGCGGGGCGAGTCCCAAACCGGAGAAGGGCGAAGCCAAACCAAAAAAGACAGCAAAGCCGAAAGAAGAGAAACAGCTTGCACTTCCTGAAATAAAAGTCGAGATACCCGAGCATCATGAGAGAATAAGAACGATAAAGGACATTAAACATGAGTATCGCACTATCACAAAAGAAGAGGACCTAAAAAAGCTGGTAGAGAAGCTTTCCAAAGAACCAATGGTTGTATTCGATACGGAAACGGACGATATAGACCCGATGGTGGGCAACCTGGTCGGGATTGCTTTTTCTATAGAAGAAAACGAAGGATATTACATCTGCCTGCACGGAAAGCATAAGGACTATGTAAGTGAATCTATGTTTGCTGAAGAGGAAAAGGAAAGGCAGGAGCAGAAAGAAGGAATCGAAATAAACAGGGCTATCGAAGTAGTAAAGCCTCTGCTGGAAAACAAGAAGATAAAATTCATAGGAATGGACATGAAAAACGATTACCTGGTAATGAAAAACCTGGGTATCGAAATGTCCAACATATATTTTGATACGCTTATCGGCGCATTCATACTCCGACCGGAAGGAAGTCATGATACAACGTCGCTGGCAGAAAAATATTTAAGCTACCAGCCGATAAACATAAAAGAACACCTCGGAAGCGGAAAGAACCAGATAACATTCGACAAGCTGGACATACAGGTATGCAGTGATTACGCGGCAGAGGATGCAGACATAACGTTGCAGCTTTACCATAGGTTGAAATACGAACTGGAAAAAACTAATCTCCTGAAGGTCTGTAACGAGGTAGATTTCCCTCTCATACAGGTATTGGCCGATATGGAGTTCGAAGGGATAAAGGTCGATCAGAGAATACTGGCGGCAATAGATAAAGAGCTTATCAAACTGATAGATGAGTACGAAAAAAAGATATACAAGCTGGCGGGGATGAAGTTTAACATAAATTCTACGAAACAGCTGGCGGAGATCTTATTCGAGAAGCTGAAACTGAAACCGATCAGGAAGACAAAGACAGGATTTTCTACCGACGTGAAAGTTCTTGAAGAATTAAGATACCAGCATGAGATAGCAGAGGTAATCGTAGATTACAGGACACTGACAAAACTTAAATCCACATACATCGAGGGATTATCTAAAGCGATAAACCAGAGGACAGGCAGAGTTCACACATCATACAGCCAAGCAATAGCGGCAACCGGAAGACTTTCTAGCATTAACCCGAATCTGCAGAACATCCCCATAAGAAGCGAAGCCGGAAGAAGTATCAGGAAGGCATTCGTACCTAGAGATAAGACATATAAAATACTTTCGGCAGACTATTCACAGATAGAGCTGAGAATAATGGCACATTACGCGAATGACAAGAACATGATAAGCGCGTTTAAGAGGAATCACGACATTCACACCGAGACTTCGATGAGAGTATTCAAAGTTCCAAGAGACCAGGTAACTCCAAACATGAGGAGGAAGGCAAAGGAAGTGAACTTCGGAATAATTTACGGTATCGGGGCGTTCGGGCTGGCAAGCAGGCTGGATATAAAAAATTCAGAAGCCAAGGACATAATAGACAGATATTTTAATGAATATCCAAGCGTGAGGGATTATATGGACAGGACAAAGAAGTTCGCCCGCGAGAACGGATACGTGGAATCATTAATGGGCAGAAGAAGATACCTGATGCAGATAAACAACCAGAATGCATCGGCAAGAGCTGAAGATGAAAGAGCGGCGATAAATATGCCTATACAAGGAACGGCGGCGGACATGATAAAGATAGCGATGATAAACATTGCCAAAGAGATGAAGAAAAAGAAGATGCAATCGAAGATGTTATTACAGGTTCATGACGAACTTGTATTCGAGGCAAAAATAGATGAAATGGACGAACTTAAGAAAATCGTAACTGACAAGATGAAAAACGCAATAAAGCTAAACGTTCCTCTCGAGATAGAGATGGGTGTGGGCGATACATGGTTCGAGGCACATTAA
- a CDS encoding T9SS type A sorting domain-containing protein, whose translation MFNNKTIAMRAILKITLTVLLTFAVLLPKAHGQSGWTIQNSGTTKNLNKVYFLNHYTGYTVGDSGTILKTTNGGKNWTISPSGTAKNLRGIYFINYAKGFCAGDSGTYIYTLDSGKTWQDMSFHSQSNLYSVTYTDAYNGFITGDSLIIATFDGGQNWESIYLINSLLAICFPSAATGYAIDNQGGIYKSADGGHNWRRYIIPYSTLPNSVYFTGVSTGYITGASPLNILKTSDGGINWTVSHSGASSLNSVMFTSAGNGFAVGDNGTILKTTNQGVLWYDQTSLTTENLNSVFFKDSLYGTIVGNNGTILTTVTSGEIPSYRILTGTVKYADNENLVTNGWVRAIRYDTTTGHIITVDSSRINPNGEYAIKVPIGDSTDIMAYQDDETADYVPTYYPSTIEWTESLTIFPVENRANVNIKVFRMDTSSTPQGYVSGKVFKNIIRPDDNKLPGSIIYAKIGNIYKGFSISDSVGKYKIDLPAGNYKIYVKRYGYTNDSTSINIQPPTLEFNSVNFYLEKLSSGVTVTEGTPVYYYLEQNYPNPFNPSTTIEYVLGSKTFVKLTIYDIMGREIALLESTEKGAGTYKIDFNAVSLPSGVYFYKLETEDYTSSRPMILLK comes from the coding sequence ATGTTTAATAATAAAACCATAGCAATGAGAGCCATCCTCAAAATAACGCTAACGGTTTTGCTAACATTCGCAGTCCTGCTCCCGAAAGCACATGGACAAAGCGGATGGACAATACAAAATTCAGGCACAACAAAGAACCTAAACAAGGTGTATTTCCTAAACCATTATACAGGATATACTGTGGGCGATAGCGGAACAATATTAAAGACAACCAACGGCGGAAAGAACTGGACAATCAGTCCCTCCGGCACCGCAAAAAACCTCAGAGGAATATATTTCATTAACTACGCAAAAGGTTTCTGTGCGGGCGACAGCGGAACGTATATCTATACACTGGATTCGGGAAAGACCTGGCAGGACATGAGTTTTCATTCACAAAGTAATTTATACTCCGTGACATACACGGATGCATACAACGGTTTCATAACGGGAGACAGTTTAATAATAGCCACTTTTGATGGGGGTCAGAATTGGGAATCTATTTACCTCATAAACTCTCTCTTAGCTATTTGCTTTCCGAGTGCCGCTACTGGCTATGCTATAGATAATCAAGGGGGCATATACAAAAGCGCAGATGGCGGACACAACTGGAGAAGGTATATAATACCCTACAGTACTCTGCCAAACTCAGTTTATTTTACCGGGGTTTCGACGGGCTACATAACGGGAGCCAGCCCGCTCAATATATTAAAAACCTCCGATGGCGGTATAAATTGGACTGTTTCGCACTCGGGAGCAAGTAGTTTAAATTCGGTTATGTTTACAAGCGCAGGTAACGGCTTTGCAGTGGGAGATAACGGTACAATACTAAAGACGACAAACCAGGGAGTATTATGGTATGATCAGACTTCCCTAACAACAGAGAATTTGAATTCGGTTTTCTTTAAAGATTCACTTTACGGAACAATCGTAGGAAACAACGGCACAATACTTACAACGGTTACATCCGGAGAGATACCATCATACAGGATCCTAACTGGAACAGTCAAATATGCCGATAATGAAAATCTCGTTACAAACGGATGGGTAAGAGCGATAAGATATGATACTACAACGGGACATATAATAACGGTCGATTCATCCAGAATAAATCCCAATGGAGAGTACGCCATAAAGGTCCCAATTGGAGATTCAACGGATATAATGGCATACCAAGATGATGAAACGGCAGATTATGTACCAACATATTATCCGTCAACAATAGAATGGACGGAGTCTCTTACGATATTTCCGGTCGAGAACAGAGCAAATGTAAACATTAAGGTGTTCCGAATGGACACTTCCTCTACGCCACAGGGTTATGTATCAGGAAAGGTCTTTAAAAATATAATACGTCCGGATGATAATAAGCTACCCGGGTCAATAATATATGCAAAGATCGGAAATATTTACAAAGGATTCTCGATTTCTGATTCGGTGGGAAAATACAAGATTGATCTACCGGCAGGAAATTACAAGATATATGTAAAACGATACGGATATACAAATGACAGCACCAGCATTAATATTCAGCCACCGACACTTGAATTCAATTCGGTAAATTTTTACCTGGAAAAGCTTTCTTCCGGAGTTACAGTAACTGAAGGAACACCGGTCTATTACTACCTGGAACAAAATTATCCTAATCCTTTTAATCCCTCAACAACAATAGAATACGTTTTGGGATCAAAGACTTTTGTAAAGCTAACGATATATGATATAATGGGAAGAGAAATAGCTTTACTCGAAAGCACAGAAAAAGGCGCGGGAACATACAAAATAGATTTTAATGCAGTAAGCCTGCCCAGCGGAGTATATTTTTACAAGCTGGAAACAGAGGATTATACCTCCTCAAGACCAATGATTTTATTAAAGTGA